Below is a genomic region from Effusibacillus pohliae DSM 22757.
GGGACACTGTTCGGTGACCAGGTGCTGGCCTCTGCCTTGCTCGACCGGCTCCTACACCACGCCACCACCATCAACATCCGCGGCAACAGCTACCGAATGAAGGACAAGCTGCGCGCCGGGGTGACACATGCGCTGAAGGAGGAGGTGACCGCATAGACCGAACATATGTCTGGGGAAAG
It encodes:
- a CDS encoding ATP-binding protein, with protein sequence GTLFGDQVLASALLDRLLHHATTINIRGNSYRMKDKLRAGVTHALKEEVTA